The genomic region TTGTTCGGCTTCTTGTTGCGCTAAGCTGATGATTTCGTTGCGGCGTTTTCGGCCTTGTTCAATCAGTTCAGTCACATTCTTTCTTGCATCTTCGATGAGTTGTGCGCCATTGGATTTTGCTAGTTCTAGCTCTTTCGCAGCGTTCTCTGAGTGGCGTAAACCATCAGCGATTTCTTTTTGGCGCTCGTCTAACATCGCGGTGAGAGGGGGCCATACATATTTCATGCAGAGCCAAACAAAAATCACGAATGAGATTGCTTGTCCAAACATGCT from Vibrio gigantis harbors:
- a CDS encoding F0F1 ATP synthase subunit B, which codes for MNLNASMFGQAISFVIFVWLCMKYVWPPLTAMLDERQKEIADGLRHSENAAKELELAKSNGAQLIEDARKNVTELIEQGRKRRNEIISLAQQEAEQEKARILEQGRAELEGERQKIRRELQADMADAVIQSAQKLISKNLDSATNRALVDQMISEL